The proteins below come from a single Serinus canaria isolate serCan28SL12 chromosome 6, serCan2020, whole genome shotgun sequence genomic window:
- the NHLRC2 gene encoding NHL repeat-containing protein 2: MAAGGLAGLLPAQTQLEYALLDADTAQEKENLVYQYLKKMDSRERDLTVPELGGDLQWLNTEGPISLHKDLCGKVVVLDFFTYCCINCLHLLPDLHALEHQYSDKDGLVIVGVHSAKFPNEKVLDNIKSAVLRYNIVHPVVNDADATLWHELEVSCWPTLVILGPRGNMLFSLVGEGHREKLFLFTSITLKFYKERGQIKDNNIGIKLYRDSLPPSPLLFPGKVTVDDSGGRLVIADTGHHRILVTRKNGQILHTIGGPNSGRRDGGFSEAAFNSPQGIAIKDNVIYVADTENHLIRKIDLELQVVTTVAGIGVQGVDKEGGAKGEEQPISSPWDVVFGSSISGTQEDDVLWIAMAGIHQIWALMLEGGKLPKGSDLKKGVCLRFAGSGNEENRNNAYPHKAGFAQPSGLSLAPEEPWSCLFVADSESSTVRTISLKDGAVKHLVGGERDPLNLFAFGDVDGAGINAKLQHPLGVTWDKKRQLLYVADSYNHKIKVVDPKMKNCATLAGTGEAGNVVGSSFTQSAFNEPGGLCVEENGRLMYVADTNNHQIKVLDLETKILSMLPILKPEACDVPDNLPVQKEKIANLPRLPKSAPNVELPSLTVAPGQTIQFLLKLTLPLDSKLNEEAPSAWFITAEDNTWLLQGQCLTGEIKDISCQTVIPFQLPGSCVSAEATLAIKACLYYCSKGSSACMMAGVSFSQPLQLTGTDQGSSAQVELIHTFATN; this comes from the exons ATCTGCAATGGTTAAACACTGAAGGTCCTATTTCTCTTCACAAAGACCTTTGTGGAAAAGTTGTGGTGTTGGATTTCTTCACTTACTGCTGCATCAATTGCTTGCACCTGCTGCCTGACCTCCATGCCTTAGAGCACCAGTACTCTGATAAAG atggTCTTGTTATTGTTGGTGTCCATTCAGCGAAATTCCCAAATGAAAAAGTTCTGGATAACATTAAAAGTGCTGTTCTGAGATACAATATTGTTCACCCTGTAGTAAATGATGCAGATGCAACACTGTGGCACGAGCTGGAAGTGTCCTGCTGGCCAACTCTGGTCATTCTTGGGCCTCGTGGAAAtatgctgttttctcttgttggagagggacacagagagaaattgtttttatttacttctatAACACTGAAGTTCTACAAGGAAAGAGGACAAATCAAAGACAACAACATTGGAATAAAGCTGTACAGAGACTCCCTCcccccttctcctctgctgtttcCTGGCAAAGTGACTGTAGATGATTCAGGAGGAAGGTTGGTCATAGCAGACACTGGGCATCACAGGATTTTGGTTACTCGTAAAAATGGACAAATTCTACACACTATTGGAG GTCCAAACAGTGGAAGGAGAGATGGAGGATTTTCAGAAGCAGCTTTCAACTCACCACAAGGAATCGCTATAAAAGATAATGTTATTTATGTAGCTGACACAGAAAATCACCTAATTAGAAAG ATTGACCTGGAGTTGCAGGTGGTGACCACTGTAGCAGGCATTGGGGTACAAGGTGTTGATAAGGAAGGTGGAGCAAAGGGAGAAGAGCAGCCCATCAGCTCTCCGTGGGATGTGGTCTTTGGAAGTTCAA TTTCAGGGACGCAGGAAGATGATGTGTTATGGATAGCAATGGCAGGCATTCACCAGATATGGGCACTGATGTTGGAAGGGGGAAAACTACCAAAGGGAAG TGACTTAAAGAAAGGAGTCTGCCTTCGCTTTGCTGGCAGTGGGAACGAGGAGAACAGGAACAATGCTTACCCCCACAAGGCAGGGTTTGCCCAGCCCTCGGGGCTCTCCCTGGCCCCAgaggagccctggagctgcctgttcGTGGCCGACAGCGAGAGCAGCACCGTGAGAACCATCTCGCTCAAGGACGGGGCGGTGAAGCACCTTGTAGGAGGAGAGAGAGACCCATTG aatttgtttgcttttggtgATGTGGATGGAGCAGGCATAAATGCAAAGCTGCAGCATCCCTTGGGAGTAACATGGGACAAGAAAAGACAGCTGCTTTATGTGGCAGATTCCTATAATCATAAG ATTAAGGTTGTGGATCCCAAGATGAAGAACTGTGCCACCCTGGCAGGCACAGGAGAAGCAGGCAATGTTGTTGGTTCCAGCTTTACCCAGTCAGCTTTCAATGAACCTGGAGGTTTGTGTGTTGAAGAGAACGGCCGCCTCATGTATGTTGCAGACACAAATAATCATCAGATTAAAGTGCTggatttggaaacaaaaattctTTCCATG TTGCCTATCCTGAAGCCAGAAGCATGTGATGTTCCAGATAACCTGCctgtgcaaaaggaaaaaatagcaaacCTGCCAAGACTGCCTAAATCTGCACCAAATGTTGAACTTCCTTCACTGACTGTAGCTCCTGGCCAGACaattcagtttttattaaaGTTGACTCTTCCTCTGGATTCAAAACTGAATGAGGAAGCTCCCAGTGCCTGGTTTATCACAGCAGAAG ATAACACCTGGTTGCTGCAAGGACAGTGTCTGACAGGAGAAATAAAGGATATTTCCTGTCAAACTGTCATTCCCTTTCAGTtgcctgggagctgtgtgtCAGCTGAAGCCACCCTGGCCATCAAAGCGTGCCTCTACTACTGCAGCAAAGGTAGCAGTGCCTGTATGATGGCAGGAGTCTCCTTCAGCCAGCCCTTGCAGCTCACTGGCACTGACCaaggcagctcagcccaagTGGAACTGATACACACCTTTGCGACCAACTAA